One Gossypium raimondii isolate GPD5lz chromosome 3, ASM2569854v1, whole genome shotgun sequence genomic window carries:
- the LOC105794852 gene encoding protein NUCLEAR FUSION DEFECTIVE 6, mitochondrial isoform X1, which translates to MASIGAAARAVLRSSSARNAAARLAPQSKAAPSQFRVSSRIPLSNCIYRCPVEASFCLESMLPYHSATASALMTSMLTVSRQSYVWLSEACNDDV; encoded by the exons ATGGCATCGATTGGCGCCGCCGCAAGAGCAGTTCTCCGATCAAGTTCTGCTCGCAACGCTGCGGCTCGGCTCGCCCCACAATCTAAAGCTGCACCATCGCAGTTTCGTGTCTCCTCCAGGATTCCTCTTTCCAACTGCATTTACAG GTGTCCAGTTGAAGCGAGTTTCTGCTTGGAATCGATGCTGCCGTATCACTCGGCGACTGCTTCGGCTTTGATGACTTCGATGCTCACCGTTTCTCGCCAAAGCTATGTTTGGCTCTCGGAAG CTTGCAATGATGATGTGTGA
- the LOC105794853 gene encoding tyrosine aminotransferase has protein sequence MESGAKKWGFQGKQGLEAASTTTVRGYINLLMGNINQDNCLTVVPLGHGDPSHFPSFRTTPAAEDAIVDALRSAKHNCYSTTVGTLPARRALADYLNRDLPYNLSPDDVYLTIGCTQGIEVVISILSRPGANILLPRPGFPLYEAWCAYNHLEMRHYDLLPEKGWEVDLDAVETLADENTVAMVIINPGNPCGNVFGYEHLKKIAETARKLGILVIADEAYDNIAFGSTPYVPMRVFGLTVPILTLGSISKRWVVPGWRFGWLVTSDPDGILQKSGVINSIAGFLNISSDPATFIQAAIPQILENTKEDFFSKIISTLRECADICYNRIEEIPSLTCPKKPEGSMFVMVKLNLSMLEDINDDVDFCLKLAKEESVIILPGIAMELKNWLRVTFAIEPSLLQEGLARVKAFCQRHAKKQ, from the exons ATGGAGAGTGGAGCAAAGAAATGGGGTTTCCAAGGGAAGCAGGGCCTGGAGGCAGCGTCCACCACCACCGTCCGAGGATATATCAACCTATTAATGGGCAACATCAACCAAGATAATTGCCTTACAGTCGTTCCTCTCGGTCATGGCGACCCCTCTCATTTTCCAAGCTTCAGGACTACCCCTGCTGCTGAAGATGCCATCGTTGATGCTCTACGTTCGGCTAAGCATAATTGTTATTCGACCACTGTTGGTACTCTTCCCGCAAGAAG GGCACTTGCAGATTACCTCAACCGTGACCTTCCCTACAACTTATCGCCTGATGATGTTTATCTAACAATTGGATGTACTCAAGGAATTGAAGTTGTTATATCAATTCTTTCCCGCCCCGGTGCCAATATTTTGCTTCCTAGACCGGGCTTCCCACTCTATGAAGCTTGGTGTGCTTATAACCATCTTGAAATGCGTCATTATGATCTTCTTCCTGAAAAAGGTTGGGAGGTTGATCTTGATGCTGTAGAGACTCTTGCAGATGAGAATACTGTTGCTATGGTTATTATAAATCCAGGCAACCCTTGTGGGAATGTCTTCGGCTATGAACATTTGAAAAAG ATTGCAGAGACGGCAAGAAAGCTTGGGATTTTGGTCATTGCTGATGAAGCTTACGACAATATCGCATTTGGAAGCACTCCATATGTGCCGATGCGAGTGTTTGGATTAACCGTGCCTATTCTCACCTTGGGGTCTATATCAAAGAGATGGGTAGTTCCTGGTTGGCGCTTCGGGTGGCTTGTCACAAGTGATCCCGATGGCATTCTTCAAAAATCTGGG GTAATCAATTCGATCGCAGGATTCCTCAATATCTCTTCTGATCCCGCTACATTTATCCAG GCAGCGATTCCTCAAATCCTTGAGAATACAAAGGAGGATTTTTTCTCAAAGATTATCAGCACCCTGAGGGAATGTGCTGATATATGCTACAATAGAATTGAAGAGATACCTTCCTTAACTTGTCCAAAGAAACCGGAAGGATCAATGTTTGTAATG GTGAAGCTGAACCTATCAATGTTGGAAGAcattaatgatgatgttgatttCTGCCTCAAGTTAGCTAAAGAAGAATCAGTCATCATTCTACCAG GGATAGCAATGGAATTGAAGAACTGGCTTCGCGTTACGTTTGCTATCGAGCCTTCTCTTCTCCAAGAAGGATTGGCAAGGGTAAAAGCCTTTTGCCAAAGGCATGCCAAGAAGCAATAA
- the LOC105794849 gene encoding reticulon-like protein B18 isoform X1, whose translation MEPSSTPPSHRSNPISHTKSASRLARIGYSVVESGERERPTIPHLSLDHISPSPKKLTTPASPSPLSLRSSTNSLPLQELLLLSPASPLRRSRTRLADRLEMAEEVGAAELGGGSRRKCKSRASQTGVLGCGTPRNSRRSRRRMEMELREDRDLVLGEEMGKPRKRRHSGKSKKEKLSLVPALPSSKADDREKCNLDRMGEMISDLVMWRDVAKSSLWFGFGCLCFLSSCFTKGVTFSIFSVISHIGLLFLGVSFFSNSIYQNVDKMNEFKLKEEDFLRLAKLILPATNFAISKMRKLFSGEPSMTLKVAPLLLLGAEYGHIITLRRLCAFGFFISFSVPKLYSRYAGLINKKAEYMKEWGMETWGACSHKKLVAASAATAFWNLSSIKTRIFTAFITMVIIRYCRQHLVQESVEVEAEEVEQELSQKALVVAGEESKKN comes from the exons ATGGAACCAAGTTCGACCCCACCTTCACACCGCTCAAACCCCATTTCTCACACCAAATCTGCTTCACGTCTAGCAAGAATCGGCTACTCTGTTGTTGAATCCGGAGAACGAGAAAGACCCACCATCCCCCATCTTTCTTTGGACCACATTTCGCCTTCCCCCAAGAAACTAACTACTCCAGCTTCGCCCTCCCCTCTTTCTCTCCGATCATCTACCAACTCTCTGCCTCTCCAAGAACTTTTGCTTCTCTCCCCTGCATCTCCTCTGAGGAGATCAAGAACCCGACTCGCCGATAGGCTCGAAATGGCGGAGGAAGTTGGTGCGGCGGAGCTAGGTGGTGGCTCTCGTAGGAAATGCAAAAGCAGGGCTTCTCAGACGGGTGTTTTGGGATGTGGGACCCCTAGGAACAGTAGAAGGTCGAGGAGGAGAATGGAGATGGAGTTAAGAGAAGATAGGGATCTGGTTTTGGGAGAGGAGATGGGGAAACCAAGGAAAAGGCGGCATAGTGGGAAATCAAAGAAGGAGAAACTCAGTTTGGTCCCTGCTCTTCCTTCTTCAA AAGCCGATGATCGTGAAAAATGTAATCTTGATCGAATGGGGGAGATGATTAGTGATTTGGTTATGTGGAGGGATGTTGCAAAATCAAGTCTGTGGTTTGGGTTTGGATGTTTATGTTTCTTATCCTCTTGCTTTACCAAAGGTGTTACTTTTAG CATTTTCTCGGTGATATCTCATATTGGTCTTTTGTTTTTGGGGGTTTCCTTCTTCTCCAACTCCATATATCAAAATGTTGACAAGATGAATGAGTTCAAGCTAAAGGAAGAAGATTTTCTCAGACTAGCTAAACTGATTCTTCCAGCtacaaattttgcaatttcaaaGATGAGAAAACTCTTCTCTGGGGAACCATCCATGACCCTCAAG GTAGCTCCATTGCTCCTCCTTGGAGCTGAGTATGGCCACATTATAACCCTGAGGAGACTATGTGCATTTG GATTTTTCATCAGCTTCTCCGTGCCAAAACTGTACTCTCGCTACGCTGGTCTGATAAACAAAAAGG CTGAGTACATGAAAGAATGGGGCATGGAAACATGGGGAGCTTGCTCTCATAAAAAGCTTGTGGCAGCTTCAGCAGCAACAGCCTTTTGGAATCTCTCTAGTATTAAAACCCGTATTTTTACTG CATTCATAACTATGGTGATAATCCGGTATTGCCGGCAACATCTAGTGCAAGAATCAGTTGAAGTGGAGGCCGAAGAAGTGGAACAAGAGTTGTCACAGAAGGCCTTGGTGGTAGCAGGAGAGGAATCAAAGAAAAACTAA
- the LOC105794852 gene encoding protein NUCLEAR FUSION DEFECTIVE 6, mitochondrial isoform X2 has translation MASIGAAARAVLRSSSARNAAARLAPQSKAAPSQFRVSSRIPLSNCIYRCPVEASFCLESMLPYHSATASALMTSMLTVSRQSYVWLSEGL, from the exons ATGGCATCGATTGGCGCCGCCGCAAGAGCAGTTCTCCGATCAAGTTCTGCTCGCAACGCTGCGGCTCGGCTCGCCCCACAATCTAAAGCTGCACCATCGCAGTTTCGTGTCTCCTCCAGGATTCCTCTTTCCAACTGCATTTACAG GTGTCCAGTTGAAGCGAGTTTCTGCTTGGAATCGATGCTGCCGTATCACTCGGCGACTGCTTCGGCTTTGATGACTTCGATGCTCACCGTTTCTCGCCAAAGCTATGTTTGGCTCTCGGAAG gGCTGTAA
- the LOC105794848 gene encoding uncharacterized protein LOC105794848 isoform X2: protein MDGHRDSIKCMAKNPNYLKAIFSGSDDGDIRLWDLASRRTVCQFPGHQGAVQGLTVSTDGSILVSCGSDCTVRLWNVPDANLADSDILSDNSAKPVAVYVWKNAFRAVDHQWDGDLFATAGAQVDIWNHNRSQPVNTFDWGADTTISVRFNPGEPNILATSANDRSITLYDLRMSSPARKVIMRTKTNSIAWNPMEPMNFTAANEDCNCYSYDARKLEEAKCVHKDHVSAVMDIDFSPTGREFVTGSYDRTVRIFQYNGGHSREIYHTKRMQRVFCVKYSCDASYVISGSDDTNLRLWKAKASEQLGVVLPRERKKHEYLEAVKNRYKHLPEVKRIVRHRHLPRPVYKAANLRRTMIEAERRKEQRRKAHSAPGSIVTEPVRKRRIIKEVE from the exons ATGGATGGGCATAGAGATTCCATTAAGTGTATGGCAAAGAACCCAAATTACTTGAAAGCAATTTTTTCTGGTTCTGACGACGgag ATATCCGACTTTGGGATTTAGCTTCCAG gcGAACAGTTTGTCAATTTCCTGGCCACCAAGGTGCTGTACAAGGTTTGACAGTATCAACAGATGGAAGCATTCTTGTATCATGTGGCAGTGATTGCAC tgTTAGGCTCTGGAATGTTCCTGATGCTAATCTTGCAGATTCAGATATTCTTTCCGATAATTCAGCTAAG CCAGTAGCAGTTTATGTTTGGAAGAATGCATTCCG GGCTGTTGATCACCAATGGGATGGTGATCTCTTTGCCACAGCTGGTGCTCAAGTAGATATATGGAATCACAATAG GTCTCAGCCAGTGAACACTTTTGATTGGGGAGCAGACACAACTATATCTGTTCGATTTAATCCAGGAGAGCCAAATATCTTGGCAACATCAGCTAA TGATCGGAGCATAACATTGTATGATCTGCGGATGTCATCCCCGGCAAGGAAAGTTATTATGAGG ACGAAAACCAATTCTATTGCTTGGAACCCAATGGAGCCTATGAACTTCACCGCG GCAAATGAGGATTGCAATTGCTACAGCTATGATGCCAGAAAGCTGGAGGAGGCCAAGTGTGTGCACAAAGATCATGTTTCTGCAGT AATGGATATTGATTTCTCACCAACTGGTCGGGAATTTGTAACTGGATCTTATGATAGAACA GTCAGAATTTTCCAGTATAATGGTGGTCACAGTCGAGAAATCTACCATACGAAGAGAATGCAAAG GGTATTCTGTGTGAAGTATAGCTGTGATGCCAGTTATGTCATTTCGGGAAGTGATGATACTAACCTTAGGCTCTGGAAAGCTAAAGCATCAGAACAATTGGGAGTG GTACTTccaagggaaagaaagaaacatgAGTATCTTGAAGCTGTTAAGAATCGTTACAAGCATCTGCCTGAAGTTAAGCGTATTGTGAG GCACAGGCACTTGCCAAGACCAGTTTACAAGGCAGCCAACCTCAGACGCACTATGATTGAAGcagaaagaaggaaagaacaAAGAAGGAAAGCTCACAGTGCCCCTGGAAGCATTGTGACTGAACCAGTTCGTAAAAGAAGAATAATCAAAGAGGTTGAGTGA
- the LOC105794849 gene encoding reticulon-like protein B18 isoform X2, with translation MEPSSTPPSHRSNPISHTKSASRLARIGYSVVESGERERPTIPHLSLDHISPSPKKLTTPASPSPLSLRSSTNSLPLQELLLLSPASPLRRSRTRLADRLEMAEEVGAAELGGGSRRKCKSRASQTGVLGCGTPRNSRRSRRRMEMELREDRDLVLGEEMGKPRKRRHSGKSKKEKLSLVPALPSSTDDREKCNLDRMGEMISDLVMWRDVAKSSLWFGFGCLCFLSSCFTKGVTFSIFSVISHIGLLFLGVSFFSNSIYQNVDKMNEFKLKEEDFLRLAKLILPATNFAISKMRKLFSGEPSMTLKVAPLLLLGAEYGHIITLRRLCAFGFFISFSVPKLYSRYAGLINKKAEYMKEWGMETWGACSHKKLVAASAATAFWNLSSIKTRIFTAFITMVIIRYCRQHLVQESVEVEAEEVEQELSQKALVVAGEESKKN, from the exons ATGGAACCAAGTTCGACCCCACCTTCACACCGCTCAAACCCCATTTCTCACACCAAATCTGCTTCACGTCTAGCAAGAATCGGCTACTCTGTTGTTGAATCCGGAGAACGAGAAAGACCCACCATCCCCCATCTTTCTTTGGACCACATTTCGCCTTCCCCCAAGAAACTAACTACTCCAGCTTCGCCCTCCCCTCTTTCTCTCCGATCATCTACCAACTCTCTGCCTCTCCAAGAACTTTTGCTTCTCTCCCCTGCATCTCCTCTGAGGAGATCAAGAACCCGACTCGCCGATAGGCTCGAAATGGCGGAGGAAGTTGGTGCGGCGGAGCTAGGTGGTGGCTCTCGTAGGAAATGCAAAAGCAGGGCTTCTCAGACGGGTGTTTTGGGATGTGGGACCCCTAGGAACAGTAGAAGGTCGAGGAGGAGAATGGAGATGGAGTTAAGAGAAGATAGGGATCTGGTTTTGGGAGAGGAGATGGGGAAACCAAGGAAAAGGCGGCATAGTGGGAAATCAAAGAAGGAGAAACTCAGTTTGGTCCCTGCTCTTCCTTCTTCAA CCGATGATCGTGAAAAATGTAATCTTGATCGAATGGGGGAGATGATTAGTGATTTGGTTATGTGGAGGGATGTTGCAAAATCAAGTCTGTGGTTTGGGTTTGGATGTTTATGTTTCTTATCCTCTTGCTTTACCAAAGGTGTTACTTTTAG CATTTTCTCGGTGATATCTCATATTGGTCTTTTGTTTTTGGGGGTTTCCTTCTTCTCCAACTCCATATATCAAAATGTTGACAAGATGAATGAGTTCAAGCTAAAGGAAGAAGATTTTCTCAGACTAGCTAAACTGATTCTTCCAGCtacaaattttgcaatttcaaaGATGAGAAAACTCTTCTCTGGGGAACCATCCATGACCCTCAAG GTAGCTCCATTGCTCCTCCTTGGAGCTGAGTATGGCCACATTATAACCCTGAGGAGACTATGTGCATTTG GATTTTTCATCAGCTTCTCCGTGCCAAAACTGTACTCTCGCTACGCTGGTCTGATAAACAAAAAGG CTGAGTACATGAAAGAATGGGGCATGGAAACATGGGGAGCTTGCTCTCATAAAAAGCTTGTGGCAGCTTCAGCAGCAACAGCCTTTTGGAATCTCTCTAGTATTAAAACCCGTATTTTTACTG CATTCATAACTATGGTGATAATCCGGTATTGCCGGCAACATCTAGTGCAAGAATCAGTTGAAGTGGAGGCCGAAGAAGTGGAACAAGAGTTGTCACAGAAGGCCTTGGTGGTAGCAGGAGAGGAATCAAAGAAAAACTAA
- the LOC105794848 gene encoding uncharacterized protein LOC105794848 isoform X1: MKVKVISRSTDEFTRERSQDLQRVFRNFDPSLRSQEKAVEYVRALNAAKLDKIFARPFIGAMDGHRDSIKCMAKNPNYLKAIFSGSDDGDIRLWDLASRRTVCQFPGHQGAVQGLTVSTDGSILVSCGSDCTVRLWNVPDANLADSDILSDNSAKPVAVYVWKNAFRAVDHQWDGDLFATAGAQVDIWNHNRSQPVNTFDWGADTTISVRFNPGEPNILATSANDRSITLYDLRMSSPARKVIMRTKTNSIAWNPMEPMNFTAANEDCNCYSYDARKLEEAKCVHKDHVSAVMDIDFSPTGREFVTGSYDRTVRIFQYNGGHSREIYHTKRMQRVFCVKYSCDASYVISGSDDTNLRLWKAKASEQLGVVLPRERKKHEYLEAVKNRYKHLPEVKRIVRHRHLPRPVYKAANLRRTMIEAERRKEQRRKAHSAPGSIVTEPVRKRRIIKEVE, translated from the exons atgaaggtgaAAGTAATATCACGTTCTACAGATGAGTTCACTCGAGAACGAAGCCAAGATCTGCAGAGGGTGTTTCGTAATTTCGACCCCAGCTTACGATCCCAAGAGAAAGCCGTCGAGTACGTCCGAGCTCTTAATGCTGCCAAATTGGACAAG ATATTTGCAAGGCCCTTTATTGGAGCTATGGATGGGCATAGAGATTCCATTAAGTGTATGGCAAAGAACCCAAATTACTTGAAAGCAATTTTTTCTGGTTCTGACGACGgag ATATCCGACTTTGGGATTTAGCTTCCAG gcGAACAGTTTGTCAATTTCCTGGCCACCAAGGTGCTGTACAAGGTTTGACAGTATCAACAGATGGAAGCATTCTTGTATCATGTGGCAGTGATTGCAC tgTTAGGCTCTGGAATGTTCCTGATGCTAATCTTGCAGATTCAGATATTCTTTCCGATAATTCAGCTAAG CCAGTAGCAGTTTATGTTTGGAAGAATGCATTCCG GGCTGTTGATCACCAATGGGATGGTGATCTCTTTGCCACAGCTGGTGCTCAAGTAGATATATGGAATCACAATAG GTCTCAGCCAGTGAACACTTTTGATTGGGGAGCAGACACAACTATATCTGTTCGATTTAATCCAGGAGAGCCAAATATCTTGGCAACATCAGCTAA TGATCGGAGCATAACATTGTATGATCTGCGGATGTCATCCCCGGCAAGGAAAGTTATTATGAGG ACGAAAACCAATTCTATTGCTTGGAACCCAATGGAGCCTATGAACTTCACCGCG GCAAATGAGGATTGCAATTGCTACAGCTATGATGCCAGAAAGCTGGAGGAGGCCAAGTGTGTGCACAAAGATCATGTTTCTGCAGT AATGGATATTGATTTCTCACCAACTGGTCGGGAATTTGTAACTGGATCTTATGATAGAACA GTCAGAATTTTCCAGTATAATGGTGGTCACAGTCGAGAAATCTACCATACGAAGAGAATGCAAAG GGTATTCTGTGTGAAGTATAGCTGTGATGCCAGTTATGTCATTTCGGGAAGTGATGATACTAACCTTAGGCTCTGGAAAGCTAAAGCATCAGAACAATTGGGAGTG GTACTTccaagggaaagaaagaaacatgAGTATCTTGAAGCTGTTAAGAATCGTTACAAGCATCTGCCTGAAGTTAAGCGTATTGTGAG GCACAGGCACTTGCCAAGACCAGTTTACAAGGCAGCCAACCTCAGACGCACTATGATTGAAGcagaaagaaggaaagaacaAAGAAGGAAAGCTCACAGTGCCCCTGGAAGCATTGTGACTGAACCAGTTCGTAAAAGAAGAATAATCAAAGAGGTTGAGTGA
- the LOC105794851 gene encoding nuclear cap-binding protein subunit 2 has protein sequence MASLFKDPAKLSAYRDRRFNGSQEEFEQALLTSTTVYIGNMSFYTTEEQVYELFSRAGEIKKIIMGLDKNSKTPCGFCFVLYYSREDAEDAVKYISGTILDDRPIRVDFDWGFVEGRQWGRGRSGGQVRDEYRTDYDPGRGGYGKLVQKELEAQRQLVDYGAGSLGSFPPVMAPHYGRHGGGHGHGGSYRHGRDYHRKRHRDDDHYARESSKRNSDHESRRASDHDARPEKNPRFRESGDSDEEEEDDRKRRS, from the exons ATGGCTTCTCTATTCaag GACCCAGCTAAGCTTTCAGCGTACCGAGACAGAAGATTCAATGGTTCGCAAGAGGAATTCGAGCAAGCACTCCTCACTTCGACAACCGTCTACATCGGAAACATGTCTTTTTACACTACTGAAGAACAAGTTTATGAGCTTTTCTCTAGAGCCGgtgaaatcaagaaaattattatGGGCCTTGACAAGAACTCTAAAACGCCTTGCGGCTTTTGCTTTGTCTT GTATTATTCTAGGGAAGATGCTGAGGATGCTGTTAAATACATTAGTGGGACAATCCTTGATGACCGCCCGATTCGTGTAGATTTTGACTGGGGATTTGTTGAAGGAAGGCAATGGGGCCGTGGTCGAAGCGGTGGCCAA GTGCGAGATGAATATCGAACTGATTACGATCCTG GCAGAGGTGGTTATGGAAAATTAGTTCAAAAAGAATTGGAAGCACAAAGACAGCTTGTAGATTATGGTGCTGGGTCACTGGGCTCATTCCCACCGGTTATGGCCCCTCATT ATGGTAGGCATGGTGGGGGCCATGGTCATGGTGGTTCTTATCGTCATGGGAGAG ATTACCATCGGAAGCGACACCGAGATGATGACCACTATGCACGTGAGTCCTCAAAGAGAAACTCGGATCATGAATCCAGGAGAGCCTCTGACCATGATGCTAGACCG GAGAAGAATCCACGTTTCCGAGAGAGCGGTGAttctgatgaagaagaagaagatgatcgTAAACGGCGATCTTAA